From a single Nicotiana tabacum cultivar K326 chromosome 8, ASM71507v2, whole genome shotgun sequence genomic region:
- the LOC142163504 gene encoding uncharacterized protein LOC142163504, which yields MKVNIACVQESRAGSKARDANRYKLWYSEVRKGKNGVSILVDIEFRECVVEVRRVNDRLMTIKLVVGECTFNVVSAYTHYASLDEEVKRRFWEGLDEIVRNVSPAERLFIGGFQLTYWVDRRW from the coding sequence ATGAaggtcaatatagcgtgtgtccaggagtcAAGGGCAGGATCGAAGGCGAGGGATGCAAACAGGTATAAGCTTTGGTACTCTGAAGTCCGGAAAGGTAAGAATGGAGTAAGTATTTTGGTGGATATAGAATTTAGAGAGTGTGTGGTTGAGGTTAGACGGGTGAATGATAGattaatgactattaagttggtagTTGGAGAGTGCACCTTCAACGTCGTTAGTGCTTACACGCATTATGCGAGCTTGGATGAGGAGGTTAAAAGGCGCTtctgggaggggttggatgagattgtgcGTAATGTTTCACCTGCTGAGAGGTTATTTATAGGGGGATTTCAGTTGACATATTGGGTCGACCGTAGGTGGTAA